Proteins co-encoded in one Ziziphus jujuba cultivar Dongzao chromosome 9, ASM3175591v1 genomic window:
- the LOC107426145 gene encoding protein trichome birefringence-like 6, whose translation MLVISFAFFLSSFVKYSFPSLTVSFLDEFSTKFLARFTDLVYIFIYIFSFIGTKHMLIYLTLPTLNESLLIFLEIFIFSSPGMKKQISFSFKPTRLLVSHFTIWSSTISVILFIIWFIKASPSVRQKTNFKLNNTSLKPTVTVQTLTGFSRNSSATGAKSSILIDTHFSKPENASGFGGISVTSGIQRDNNESKVLQEEETKGGGFKGNFHTLAENVTGNLSEKNGVSNSLKIQEKNDRATAFNKIDLQRSKMIEEKKSKPTPFEKIILSSSDRIERKGIRGCDVTKGRWVYDESYPLYTNRSCPFIDEGFNCEGNGRSDKSYMKWRWQPQDCEIPRFNATKMLELIRGKRVVFVGDSINRNQWESMLCMLFGAIKDPRRVYETHGRRITKKKGDYSFKFVDYKCTVEFYVTHFLVRERMARLGRKRIQTLRIDGTDRSSSRWKEADILVFNTGHWWSHDKTKAGVNFYQEEGQLLPRLNVSTAFRKAMTTWALWVDRHINPSKTQVFFRSSAPSHFSGGKWNSGGHCREATRPLERTSITAIPETNIILEEVIKQMKTPVTILNITSLSGYRIDGHPSMYGKTPGKYFSSSIQDCSHWCLPGVPDSWNEMLYAYLRSKHG comes from the exons ATGCTAGTAATTTCATttgcattttttctttcttcttttgttaaATATTCTTTCCCATCTCTTACAGTTTCTTTTCTGGACGAGTTTTCTACAAAATTTCTTGCGCGTTTTACTGATTTGgtgtatatatttatctatatattttccttcattGGAACCAAACACATGCTTATATACCTGACTCTACCAACTCTTAATGAATCCTTATTGATTTTCTTGGAAATCTTTATCTTCTCCTCACCAGGTATGAAGAAGCAGATAAGTTTCTCCTTCAAACCGACTAGATTATTGGTGTCTCATTTCACAATCTGGTCATCTACCATATCGGTTATCTTATTTATCATTTGGTTCATAAAAGCCTCTCCTTCAGTTCGCCAAAAGACCAATTTTAAGTTAAACAATACCTCCCTCAAACCCACAGTAACTGTTCAGACCTTGACTGGTTTCAGTAGAAATTCTTCAGCAACTGGTGCGAAAAGCTCGATTTTGATCGACACCCACTTCAGCAAGCCTGAAAATGCTTCTGGGTTCGGCGGGATTTCAGTCACCAGTGGGATTCAGAGAGACAACAATGAATCCAAAGTGCTACAAGAGGAAGAAACTAAAGGTGGCGGCTTTAAAGGTAATTTTCATACATTAGCAGAAAATGTAACTGGGAACTTATCTGAGAAGAATGGAGTTTCAAATAGTCTAAAAATTCAAGAGAAAAATGATAGAGCAACTGCGTTTAACAAGATTGATCTTCAAAGAAGCAAGATGATTGAAGAGAAGAAGAGTAAACCAACTCCgtttgaaaaaattatactCTCAAGTAGCGATAGAATTGAAAGGAAGGGTATAAGAGGTTGCGATGTCACAAAAGGGAGGTGGGTTTATGACGAGAGCTATCCATTGTATACGAATCGTTCCTGTCCATTTATAGATGAAGGTTTTAATTGTGAGGGTAATGGAAGATCAGACAAAAGCTACATGAAGTGGAGATGGCAGCCGCAAGATTGTGAGATTCCAAG GTTCAATGCAACAAAAATGCTGGAATTGATAAGAGGGAAAAGAGTAGTTTTTGTGGGAGATTCGATTAATAGGAACCAATGGGAATCCATGCTGTGTATGTTATTTGGAGCTATAAAAGATCCAAGGAGGGTCTATGAGACGCACGGGCGAAGAATCACCAAAAAGAAGGGCGATTATAGTTTCAAATTTGTG GACTATAAATGCACAGTTGAATTTTATGTGACGCATTTCCTAGTTCGAGAGCGCATGGCAAGGTTGGGGCGGAAACGGATACAGACATTGAGAATCGATGGTACTGATCGCAGCTCTTCCAGATGGAAAGAAGCTGATATTTTGGTTTTCAACACTGGCCATTGGTGGTCCCATGACAAAACCAAAGCCGG AGTTAATTTCTATCAGGAAGAGGGTCAACTTCTTCCCCGGCTCAATGTTTCAACAGCTTTCAGAAAAGCTATGACGACATGGGCGTTGTGGGTTGACAGACACATCAATCCAAGCAAAACCCAAGTTTTCTTTCGAAGTTCTGCCCCTTCGCATTTCAG TGGAGGCAAATGGAATTCAGGCGGGCATTGTAGAGAAGCAACTCGACCACTTGAGAGAACGTCAATCACTGCCATTCCTGAGACAAACATAATATTGGAGGAGGTCATAAAACAGATGAAAACTCCTGTTACTATCTTAAATATAACTAGTTTGTCTGGATATAGAATTGATGGTCATCCTTCTATGTATGGAAAAACACCTgggaaatatttttcttcaagtATTCAGGATTGCAGTCATTGGTGTCTTCCTGGCGTTCCTGATTCCTGGAATGAGATGTTGTATGCTTATTTGCGGTCTAAACATGGTTAA
- the LOC107426110 gene encoding uncharacterized protein LOC107426110 has product MASFLCSSKFLFLLFLFSAIPIAFLISLELAKPTTHVYHYHSNGWLHECAKWDNLHRRFIVSSLGGGVGQISVPEVHSRETILEEVEVIKDLDLAGNASLGLLIDTSRNRLLLVTADLLGNRYGALSAYDLSTWKRLFLTQLSGPSDEKSFADDVAVDAEGNAYVTDAKGNKIWKVSEEGKLVSSIRSPLFAPKEWYRNLVGLNGIVYHPDGFLLVDHTFSGNLFKIDISNGGDYEVKVIKVSGGPLSMGDGLELLSPTKLVVAGNPSRLVESSDGWETASVSATFYGPRHRIATSATVKDGKVYINHLLGFGYPNKKHALVEAVFSS; this is encoded by the exons atggcTTCCTTTCTCTGCTCCTCCAAATTTCTATTCCTCCTTTTCCTCTTCTCGGCCATTCCCATCGCCTTCCTCATCTCCCTGGAGCTCGCCAAACCCACCACCCATGTCTACCACTACCACAGCAACGGCTGGCTGCATGAGTGCGCCAAGTGGGACAATCTCCACCGTCGTTTCATCGTCTCCTCTTTGGGCGGCGGCGTCGGTCAGATTTCGGTGCCGGAGGTCCACTCGCGGGAGACTATTCTGGAAGAAGTAGAGGTGATCAAGGACCTTGACTTGGCCGGGAATGCTTCACTGGGTCTGCTAATCGATACCTCCAGGAATCGCCTCTTACTGGTGACTGCCGATCTCTTAGGGAATCGCTACGGTGCGCTGTCGGCTTATGATTTGTCCACGTGGAAGAGGCTGTTTCTCACCCAACTCAGCGGTCCAA GTGACGAGAAATCATtcgcagatgacgtggcagtgGATGCAGAAGGCAATGCATACGTTACCGATGCCAAGGGAAACAAAATTTGGAAGGTTAGTGAAGAAGGCAAATTGGTTTCATCCATAAGAAGCCCTCTCTTTGCTCCAAAAGAGTGGTACAGAAACCTGGTAGGACTAAACGGAATCGTTTACCACCCGGATGGGTTTTTGCTAGTTGATCACACTTTCAGTGGAAACCTGTTTAAGATCGATATATCAAATGGAGGAGATTATGAAGTGAAGGTAATTAAGGTGTCTGGAGGGCCACTGAGTATGGGAGATGGGCTTGAGCTACTTTCTCCAACAAAGCTTGTTGTTGCAGGAAATCCTTCAAGACTAGTAGAGAGCTCTGATGGGTGGGAAACAGCTTCTGTTTCGGCAACATTTTACGGGCCTAGGCATAGAATTGCCACATCAGCTACTGTTAAAGATGGCAAGGTTTATATCAACCATTTACTGGGGTTTGGATATCCAAACAAGAAGCATGCCCTTGTTGAAGCTGTTTTTTCATCTTAG
- the LOC107426112 gene encoding uncharacterized protein LOC107426112, giving the protein MASFLCSAKFFFFLFLLSAIPIAFLISLELAKPTSHVYLYHSTGWLRESAKWDALHHRFLVSFMSGGIGEILVPENHSLGTILEEVQVVNDVDLAGNASLGLVIDGARNRVLLVSADAIGKRYGALSAYDLSTWKRLFHTQLSGPNDEKSFAEDVAVDPEGNAYVTDANSNKLWKVGVDGKLLATIRSPVFIPKEWYKNLVGLNGIVYHPDGFLLVVHTFSGGLFKVDIANGNEVKQIKVDGGPLTFADGIELVSTTKLVVAGNPSGRLVESSDGWETASVLATFSGPKHRLASAATVKDGKVYLNHLIGIGYPKKKHALVEAVFSS; this is encoded by the exons ATGGCTTCGTTCCTATGCTCCGCcaagttcttcttcttcctcttccttttATCAGCTATCCCCATCGCTTTCCTTATCTCTCTGGAGCTAGCCAAGCCCACCTCCCATGTCTACCTCTACCACAGCACCGGTTGGTTGCGTGAGTCTGCCAAGTGGGATGCTCTCCACCATCGATTCCTTGTCTCCTTCATGAGTGGCGGTATCGGTGAGATTTTGGTTCCGGAGAATCACTCTTTGGGTACTATATTGGAAGAAGTTCAGGTGGTCAACGACGTTGACTTGGCTGGAAATGCTTCACTGGGGCTGGTGATTGATGGGGCTAGGAATAGAGTGCTTTTGGTGAGCGCTGATGCCATAGGAAAACGCTACGGGGCATTGTCGGCATATGATTTGTCCACATGGAAGAGGCTGTTTCATACCCAACTTAGCGGTCCAA ACGATGAGAAATCGTTCGCAGAAGACGTTGCAGTTGACCCAGAAGGCAACGCATACGTTACCGATGCCAATTCCAATAAGCTCTGGAAGGTTGGAGTCGATGGAAAATTGCTTGCCACCATTAGAAGCCCTGTTTTCATTCCAAAAGAGTGGTACAAAAACTTGGTGGGACTAAACGGAATTGTTTACCACCCAGATGGATTTCTGCTAGTTGTTCACACTTTCAGTGGCGGCTTGTTCAAGGTGGATATAGCCAATGGAAACGAAGTCAAGCAGATTAAAGTCGACGGAGGGCCGTTGACTTTTGCGGACGGAATAGAGCTTGTCTCTACAACAAAGCTTGTGGTCGCGGGGAATCCATCTGGGAGATTAGTTGAGAGCTCTGATGGGTGGGAAACAGCCTCTGTTTTGGCAACATTTTCTGGGCCTAAACATCGATTGGCCTCAGCGGCTACTGTGAAGGATGGGAAAGTCTATCTCAACCATCTAATTGGTATTGGATATCCTAAGAAGAAGCATGCCCTTGTTGAGGCtgttttttcttcttga